A stretch of the Rodentibacter haemolyticus genome encodes the following:
- a CDS encoding MMPL family transporter translates to MSRYLTACRTLYALMIIGAVLFLGLQIQKNHLLETDLKALLPQEQHWSAVQSKADQIQEQQLNRQFIALIGHSNRAKAFTLAEQLSKQWQQSHLFTRIDNKFQPNISQLQQEIDSLSVAGLPENQRNQLLTNAKGYFQQYAEQIVNPFAQTGLITIERDWLGFGRFINQHRLSPNIQWNAENGMVFISADKYTWVLLRAELNQKDFFTPSQSLLKFTEQNRQFIEVQQGELLLASTSLFSAYAKQQAEQESILMSTLGIGLTLLLLVSVFRTLRVLWLFLPIVVGMLFGVVATLLFFGQIHILTLVVGTSLVGVLIDFPLHWLSSSLFNLNWQPQQAMNRLRFTFFISLFVTLLGYGLLGFTPLPVLKQTALFSAFALIGAICATLLYLPPLFKNYRHNKRSNPFEIFQVTLNKKTKICLFVALLIFVGIGLSKSKWQDDIRQWIAMPPQLVAQLQQIAKLTGIDFGSQYFLVVAEDDNALLEQSRRLSRQLESRQIAHQSLSQWLLSEDEQKNFIAEVSQKINSEDYAILEEIGIPLGAVENSLKDLANKPLINLQQALKTQFGQAWQSLYLGDLGEHHIGGIVKITNPQNITALTELADNQHIFLQDKRASLNLSFQETRNQAAWLKLLSFLFAGLLLWKYFGLKKSAKMLLIPFSAIIMTVAIFGWFNLPISLFVMFGLLLVSAIGIDYTAYMQTAKEPIKDKKVSILLACCTTLISFILLGLSTTPTVSAFGLSVGIGIVLTLFMTFYYVRE, encoded by the coding sequence CAGCGGTGCAATCTAAAGCCGATCAGATTCAAGAACAGCAGCTTAACCGCCAATTCATCGCTTTAATCGGGCATTCTAATCGTGCTAAAGCCTTTACTCTCGCAGAACAGCTGAGTAAACAGTGGCAACAAAGCCATCTATTCACTCGAATCGACAACAAATTTCAGCCGAACATCAGTCAACTTCAACAAGAGATTGATTCGTTAAGTGTTGCGGGTCTGCCGGAAAATCAGCGTAATCAGTTACTCACGAATGCAAAAGGATATTTTCAGCAATATGCCGAACAAATAGTGAACCCTTTTGCGCAAACCGGTTTGATAACAATCGAACGGGATTGGCTTGGGTTTGGGCGTTTTATCAATCAACATCGGCTTTCACCGAATATTCAATGGAATGCGGAAAATGGAATGGTCTTTATCTCCGCAGATAAATACACTTGGGTTTTGCTAAGAGCGGAGCTGAATCAAAAGGATTTTTTTACGCCAAGTCAGTCGTTATTGAAATTCACGGAACAAAATAGGCAATTTATTGAAGTACAACAAGGTGAGCTCTTACTGGCATCCACCTCTCTTTTTTCCGCATATGCCAAGCAACAAGCAGAGCAAGAAAGCATTCTGATGAGTACGCTTGGAATTGGTTTAACACTATTGTTATTGGTTAGCGTATTTCGGACACTACGCGTACTTTGGTTGTTTTTGCCTATTGTGGTAGGAATGTTATTTGGTGTAGTGGCAACCCTGTTGTTTTTCGGGCAAATACATATTTTAACGCTGGTAGTCGGCACAAGTCTTGTCGGCGTACTCATTGATTTTCCGCTACATTGGCTTTCCTCATCACTCTTTAATTTAAATTGGCAGCCGCAACAAGCAATGAACCGTTTACGTTTCACGTTCTTTATTAGCCTTTTCGTTACATTGCTGGGGTACGGCCTGCTTGGTTTTACGCCATTACCGGTGTTAAAACAGACCGCACTTTTCTCCGCTTTTGCTTTAATTGGCGCAATTTGTGCGACTTTGCTTTATTTACCGCCGTTATTTAAGAATTACCGTCACAACAAGCGATCAAACCCTTTTGAAATTTTTCAAGTTACATTGAACAAAAAAACGAAAATCTGTTTGTTTGTCGCATTGTTAATTTTTGTTGGTATCGGATTGAGTAAAAGTAAATGGCAAGATGATATTCGCCAATGGATAGCAATGCCACCGCAGCTGGTAGCGCAATTGCAACAAATTGCAAAACTGACGGGAATAGATTTCGGCAGTCAATATTTTTTGGTCGTAGCGGAAGATGATAACGCATTGCTAGAACAATCCCGCCGGTTGAGCCGGCAATTAGAAAGCCGACAAATCGCACATCAATCATTAAGCCAATGGTTATTATCCGAGGATGAGCAAAAAAATTTTATTGCAGAAGTTAGCCAAAAAATTAACTCGGAGGATTATGCTATTTTGGAAGAAATCGGCATACCGCTTGGTGCAGTGGAAAACTCACTAAAAGATTTGGCAAATAAACCGCTTATAAACTTACAACAAGCCTTAAAAACTCAGTTCGGTCAAGCTTGGCAATCTCTGTATTTAGGCGATTTAGGGGAGCATCACATTGGCGGTATAGTAAAAATAACAAATCCTCAAAATATCACCGCACTTACCGAATTGGCGGACAATCAACATATTTTCTTACAGGATAAACGCGCCTCTTTAAATCTCTCGTTTCAGGAAACTCGCAATCAAGCCGCTTGGTTGAAATTACTCTCTTTTTTATTCGCAGGTTTATTACTGTGGAAATATTTCGGATTGAAGAAAAGCGCAAAAATGTTACTGATTCCGTTTTCTGCAATCATCATGACGGTGGCAATTTTCGGCTGGTTTAACTTACCAATAAGTCTGTTTGTAATGTTTGGTTTACTACTGGTTTCTGCTATCGGTATAGATTACACCGCTTATATGCAAACGGCAAAAGAACCGATAAAAGATAAAAAAGTTTCTATTCTATTGGCCTGTTGTACCACGCTTATTTCGTTTATTTTGCTCGGACTTAGCACAACGCCTACCGTATCGGCCTTTGGGTTAAGTGTAGGAATAGGTATCGTACTCACCTTGTTTATGACATTTTATTATGTTAGAGAATAA